In the genome of Vanacampus margaritifer isolate UIUO_Vmar chromosome 1, RoL_Vmar_1.0, whole genome shotgun sequence, one region contains:
- the LOC144036722 gene encoding galectin-3-like has product MYNRLRPPLNKDASDNIFAHLCVRVIVNLLVRDLDADANGEDDNMTALHLKLDFESRTITLNSKIGNLWGQRQSKEFSEQSFPFGPGLNFKIVIRCDADAFHTTFNDIHQMAYNYQVHDLRRVKWLEAWQVSLTGIHLT; this is encoded by the exons ATGTATAATAGGCTGCGCCCACCCCTCAACAAAGATGCGAGTGACAAcatctttgcacatttgtgCGTCAGGGTGATCGTCAACCTGCTAGTGCGTGACCTCGATGCTGACGCAAATGGCGAGGATGACAACATGACAGCACTGCACCTGAAGTTGGACTTTGAAAGCAGAACCATCACACTCAACTCCAAAATAGGCAACTTGTGGGGCcaaaggcagagcaaggagttTTCAGAGCAAAGCTTCCCCTTTGGACCTGGACTCAACTTTAAG ATTGTCATCCGGTGTGACGCTGACGCTTTCCACACGACCTTCAACGACATCCACCAGATGGCGTACAACTATCAAGTTCACGACCTGCGACGAGTCAAGTGGCTGGAGGCGTGGCAGGTGTCGCTAACTGGCATCCACCTGACGTGA
- the LOC144039058 gene encoding uncharacterized protein LOC144039058, whose product MPKCYLLKRSLNMVFQSLWPTTWDRFSGECFPILRSLKNMVVGERKLRTSLCLGEESSQSIVDVIKSSPFSMSTDGSTDYDDVKLYPICVRYFDNQTGKVLSVLLSLRECNTASTGENIFKIIEKEMNSNNIPWDNLVCFAADNAAVMLGSKKGVASFITEKSPSAYIAGCSCHLIHLAVQRGAKQLPVKLDDLLVDVFYYLEKSSKRKQALRQFQEEEGLPKAKILKHVSTRWLSLEHCLDRLLQQWTALIKFFEAEVGHEKKSSMPSSRGRKRPYTPDVKKSEEKKRKLDTAAPQATYEKADSSKTFDLARYMFKEKEMADKSKKVKEKKKEDDTKTSSSKASLILTKMSDKNTLLYAHFLMAVLPIFNETNTFLQKDEPCVHLLHHVLSTQFRKLIMRLMKPKVIIAASDITKVNFKDRANQKDDEDLFIGTNCRDYVAEHAKECDLTTFFSSVRAFYSSTCSYMIRAFPFGDEVLVNARILDISYRQDCKFRQVRFFAERYPHLLTKDDKRSLEEEFLVYQCDPLTPAVTEAERVDTAWNELSKLKDPATGKAKFGALFKVAKSVLVIYHSNADCERIFSHVNKNKTEFRASLSTKVLGSLMTRKMMMTSSGYKCHSVTHSKDQLKKSKRCTMENK is encoded by the exons ATGCCGAAGTGTTATTTACTGAAGCGATCATTGAACATGGTGTTCCAATCGCTATGGCCGACCACATGGGACCGCTTTTCAGGAGAATGTTTCCCGATTCTAAGATCGCTAAAAAATATGGTTGTGGGAGAACGAAAACTTCGAACATCATTGTGCCTTGGTGAAGAATCATCACAAAGCATCGTCGATGTCATCAAATCTTCGCCTTTTAGCATGTCTACTGATGGAAGTACAGACTACGACGATGTAAAACTTTATCCAATTTGTGTACGATACTTCGATAACCAAACAGGAAAAGTTCTGTCAGTGCTTCTTTCGTTGAGAGAATGCAACACGGCATCGACGGGCGAgaacatttttaagattattgaaaaagaaatgaacTCGAACAACATTCCCTGGGATAATTTAGTGTGTTTTGCTGCCGACAACGCCGCTGTTATGCTTGGATCCAAGAAAGGAGTCGCGTCCTTCATCACAGAAAAATCTCCGTCAGCATACATCGCAG GTTGTTCCTGTCATCTCATCCACTTGGCTGTTCAGAGAGGGGCGAAGCAATTGCCAGTGAAGCTAGATGATCTGCTTGTGGACGTGTTCTACTACTTGGAGAAGAGCAGCAAACGCAAGCAGGCACTCCGACAGTTCCAAGAAGAGGAAGGTCTACCCAAGGCCAAGATCCTGAAGCATGTGTCAACAAGATGGCTGTCCCTGGAGCATTGCTTGGACCGACTCCTTCAGCAGTGGACGGCTCTCATCAAGTTCTTTGAGGCGGAGGTGGGTCATGAGAAGAAGTCCAGCATGCCATCCAGCAGAGGAAGAAAGAGGCCCTACACTCCTGATGTGAAGAAGTCGGAGGAGAAGAAAAGGAAGCTTGACACGGCCGCTCCTCAGGCAACATATGAGAAAGCAGACTCCTCCAAGACCTTCGACTTGGCCAGGTACATGTTCAAGGAGAAGGAAATGGCGGACAAGTCTAAGAAggtgaaggagaagaagaaagaagatgaCACCAAAACCAGCAGCAGCAAAGCCAGCCTTATCCTCACCAAGATGAGTGACAAGAACACTTTGTTGTATGCCCATTTCTTGATGGCAGTCTTGCCAATCTTCAACGAGACCAACACCTTCCTCCAAAAAGATGAACCCTGCGTGCATCTCTTGCACCATGTGCTCTCGACTCAGTTCAGGAAGCTCATCATGCGCTTAATGAAGCCAAAGGTCATCATCGCTGCCAGTGACATCACAAAGGTGAACTTTAAGGACCGGGCCAACCAGAAGGACGACGAGGATCTCTTCATCGGAACCAACTGCAGGGACTATGTGGCTGAACATGCAAAGGAATGTGACCTCACCACTTTCTTTTCCAGTGTCAGGGCATTCTACAGCAGCACATGCAGCTACATGATCAGGGCATTTCCCTTTGGGGATGAAGTTCTGGTGAATGCCCGGATTCTGGATATCAGCTACAGGCAGGACTGCAAGTTCCGCCAGGTGAGATTCTTTGCTGAGAGGTACCCTCACCTCCTGACCAAGGATGACAAGAGGAGTCTGGAAGAGGAGTTCCTCGTATACCAGTGCGATCCACTCACCCCTGCCGTCACAGAAGCTGAGCGAGTGGACACAGCGTGGAACGAGCTCTCTAAACTCAAGGACCCAGCCACTGGCAAGGCCAAGTTTGGAGCCCTCTTCAAAGTGGCCAAGTCTGTGTTGGTGATTTATCACAGCAACGCAGACTGTGAACGGATCTTCAGTCATGTCAACAAGAACAAGACGGAGTTCCGGGCAAGTCTATCGACCAAAGTGCTTGGCAGCCTGATGACgaggaaaatgatgatgacatcatctggaTACAAGTGCCACAGTGTGACCCATTCGAAAGACCagttgaaaaaatcaaaacgaTGCACAATGGAGAACAAATAA